Proteins from a genomic interval of Rubinisphaera italica:
- a CDS encoding DUF7133 domain-containing protein — translation MIQALTRLTSCFIAACLLGFLTLSFENTQAAEPKLSLEKEDHIAYIGNTLADRMQHHAWLETYLHALYPEYDLTVRNLAVPGDELSVRPREDNFGSPDEWLAKVEADVIFSFFGYNEAMDGPDGLNEFRKQLESTIDGMQSQNYNEKTAPTLVFFSPIAHENLHSADLPDGEANNKNLELYTDAMRDVCQSKQVLFVDLFHPSQQLYESSEKPLTMNGIHLLSDGNRAMADVILKELFGKDKVDIDAKELERLRQAILVKNDYWFNRYRVVDGYNVFGGRSKLAWFGQSNADVMMREMEIFDVMTANRDKRVWAVARGGDLEVKDDNLPQELDVKTNKPGNLDDGSYSYLGGEEAISKMTIAKGMEVNLFASEEMFPELINPVQMAVDTDGILYASVWPSYPHWNPTEKRRDRIVCLPDENADGVADECIIFADELNSVTGFEFWGGGMLVAALPELWFLKDTDGDHKADVKIRMLQGLSSADSHHSANAMVLGPDGWLYWSRGVFNVANIETPTKTFRAGSTGVYRFNPRTFEMEFHFPIGPNPHGDVFDQWGYQFANDGTSGTGSYVNIGKGVGNKQWFKKRVRPVAATGILSSSQFPEENQGNFLICNCIGFLGVLQHEVKYDGADISCEEIEPILFSDDPNFRPTDVEIGSDGALYVSDWSNALIGHMQHNMRDPNRDHEHGRIYRVTAKNRPLVMQPNLKGAPIAEVCKSFFAKENATRYRARIELSGRETEDVVKELSSFTKSLDVNKPEDAQAMLECLWVLEEHRVPNLELIQTLYKAKEPRVRAAAIRTLGHWGTQVEGWEPVLMAASADESPLVRAEAVKSAVAFSGVTSAEVVFNVATQPTDVELDVVIKYALSQIPVDKLLKEVMRSKGDLSPPARQYALKNSSAEDLLAYEQSAEVYEAILSRANTPINSLREALNGFAQFENSNPASLIMKLMAERDQSNQIASLTGLGILLQEQPAESLKKVRNQLEKFALEGNNEATRRSAIAALITTDGSGENAYFLTSKSKDHLQDFLAAVPLIENSDLRSNLYNSIRSLVFELPPNLSSEGGQVEQRVPGIHVDFYYPSPTNVAIETLAKLKPVDSGIVPEIVMNVPQKTQNDKFALQFKGLIDIPRSGDYTFFIKSDDGSRIYLDNKILVNNDGLHGFSEKNGKAKLAAGLHHLTVTYFDNGGGDGLEVNWSGPGIKKQKIPASVLFANGGQSLQQLAVVSLGSIPGHDAEKFNDLSQLLKRNKYQQAAIRVLRAIPEENWPKADSTSLIDNLIGYLSNVPVASRTNATSTDAISIVRSLASRLPQNEADKVLARLDNLDVRVIAIGTVPARMIYDKEIIAVEAGKPVEFRFSNSDHMPHNFAIILPGSLEEVGTLAEETAREPDAKDREYIPVSDKILLGSRLLEPGEKQALTFEVPKTPGIYPYVCTYPGHWRRMYGALYVVEDLKAYQSDPAAYLASHSLEIKDELLKFANRNTEWKYDDLAKSLPQVMHGRSFDVGKSLFKVANCVACHKLNNEGKEIGPDLTKLDPKKQNLEFLLRSLVEPSKAIDEKYQSNTFVLASGKVVTGMIVKETDDEIQLLVDPMAKADPLTISVDDIDDQVKSKLSIMPAGLLNKLTEEEILDLIAYIYAQGDMKHKMYSEHMHHQP, via the coding sequence ATGATTCAAGCCCTCACCAGACTCACCTCCTGTTTCATAGCAGCCTGCCTGCTCGGTTTCCTAACTCTATCTTTCGAAAATACTCAAGCGGCTGAACCCAAACTCTCTTTGGAAAAAGAAGATCACATTGCCTACATCGGCAATACGCTGGCTGATCGTATGCAGCACCATGCCTGGCTGGAAACTTATCTGCATGCACTTTACCCAGAGTACGATTTGACAGTCAGAAATCTGGCCGTCCCTGGCGATGAACTAAGTGTGCGTCCGCGTGAAGACAATTTCGGCAGTCCTGATGAATGGCTGGCTAAAGTTGAAGCCGATGTGATTTTCAGCTTCTTTGGTTACAACGAAGCAATGGATGGTCCGGATGGACTCAATGAATTCCGTAAGCAACTCGAATCGACTATTGATGGCATGCAGTCGCAAAACTACAACGAGAAAACGGCTCCGACTCTAGTCTTCTTTTCACCCATTGCTCACGAAAATCTCCACAGTGCTGATCTGCCTGATGGGGAAGCCAATAATAAGAATCTCGAACTTTATACGGACGCCATGCGGGATGTCTGTCAGTCCAAGCAGGTTCTGTTTGTCGACCTGTTCCATCCTTCGCAACAGTTGTATGAATCCTCTGAGAAGCCGCTGACAATGAACGGCATCCATCTGCTCAGCGATGGGAATCGTGCCATGGCAGATGTAATACTTAAAGAATTGTTTGGCAAAGACAAAGTCGATATTGATGCCAAAGAACTTGAACGTCTGCGACAAGCAATACTCGTCAAGAACGATTACTGGTTCAATCGCTATCGTGTCGTCGATGGTTATAACGTCTTTGGAGGACGCTCCAAACTTGCCTGGTTTGGTCAGTCCAATGCCGATGTGATGATGCGAGAAATGGAAATCTTCGATGTCATGACGGCCAATCGCGACAAACGCGTTTGGGCGGTCGCTCGCGGCGGAGATTTAGAAGTAAAAGATGACAATCTTCCTCAGGAACTGGACGTCAAAACGAACAAGCCCGGAAATCTTGACGACGGCAGTTATTCCTATCTTGGTGGTGAGGAAGCGATTTCCAAGATGACGATTGCCAAAGGAATGGAAGTCAATCTTTTTGCCTCCGAGGAAATGTTCCCGGAATTGATCAACCCTGTGCAGATGGCAGTCGACACAGACGGAATATTATATGCTTCCGTCTGGCCAAGTTATCCGCACTGGAATCCGACTGAAAAGCGACGAGATCGCATCGTCTGCCTACCCGACGAAAACGCTGATGGAGTCGCCGACGAGTGCATCATCTTTGCCGATGAACTCAACAGTGTGACCGGCTTCGAATTCTGGGGTGGCGGAATGCTGGTAGCGGCTTTGCCAGAACTCTGGTTTCTTAAAGATACCGATGGCGATCACAAAGCCGATGTGAAAATTCGCATGTTACAGGGACTTTCCAGTGCCGATTCGCATCACTCGGCCAATGCAATGGTACTCGGGCCAGACGGCTGGCTGTACTGGTCTCGCGGTGTCTTCAATGTTGCTAATATCGAAACTCCTACCAAAACATTCCGGGCAGGCAGCACGGGAGTCTATCGATTCAATCCCCGCACTTTCGAAATGGAATTTCACTTCCCGATTGGCCCCAATCCTCACGGCGATGTCTTCGATCAATGGGGATATCAGTTCGCCAACGATGGCACAAGTGGAACGGGATCCTACGTCAATATCGGCAAAGGTGTCGGTAATAAACAGTGGTTCAAAAAACGAGTGCGTCCCGTTGCTGCTACGGGCATTCTTTCCAGCAGTCAGTTTCCTGAAGAAAATCAGGGGAATTTCCTGATCTGTAACTGCATCGGATTTCTCGGCGTTCTGCAGCATGAAGTCAAATATGATGGAGCCGACATTTCCTGCGAAGAAATCGAACCAATTCTGTTTTCTGACGATCCCAACTTCCGTCCCACCGATGTCGAAATTGGCAGCGATGGAGCCCTGTATGTTTCGGACTGGAGCAATGCTCTAATTGGTCACATGCAACATAATATGCGGGATCCAAACCGAGATCATGAGCATGGACGAATTTATCGAGTCACAGCTAAAAATCGTCCACTTGTGATGCAACCCAATTTGAAGGGGGCACCGATTGCGGAAGTTTGCAAATCGTTCTTCGCCAAAGAGAATGCAACTCGATATCGCGCCCGTATTGAATTGAGTGGTCGTGAAACAGAAGACGTTGTCAAAGAACTGAGTTCGTTTACTAAGTCACTCGATGTGAATAAGCCTGAGGATGCTCAGGCGATGTTGGAATGCCTGTGGGTCTTGGAAGAACATCGCGTTCCAAATTTGGAATTGATCCAAACACTCTACAAAGCGAAAGAACCCCGAGTTCGTGCGGCTGCGATTCGTACACTCGGGCATTGGGGAACTCAAGTTGAAGGCTGGGAGCCAGTCCTGATGGCTGCTTCTGCCGATGAATCTCCACTTGTTCGAGCCGAAGCAGTGAAGTCTGCGGTCGCATTTTCGGGTGTCACATCGGCTGAAGTCGTCTTCAATGTCGCCACTCAGCCGACTGACGTCGAACTTGATGTGGTCATCAAATATGCATTGAGCCAAATCCCCGTTGATAAACTGTTAAAGGAAGTCATGCGATCAAAAGGTGACTTATCACCACCAGCCCGCCAGTACGCATTAAAGAATTCCTCAGCCGAAGACTTACTGGCTTATGAACAGTCTGCTGAGGTTTATGAGGCCATTCTTTCTCGTGCAAACACTCCAATCAACTCATTGCGAGAGGCTCTGAATGGATTTGCACAATTCGAGAATTCCAATCCAGCCTCGCTGATCATGAAGCTGATGGCTGAACGTGATCAATCCAATCAAATCGCCAGTCTGACAGGCCTCGGAATTTTATTGCAGGAACAACCGGCTGAGTCACTTAAAAAAGTACGAAACCAACTGGAGAAGTTTGCCCTGGAAGGTAATAACGAAGCAACTCGCCGCTCAGCGATTGCCGCATTGATTACCACAGATGGCTCTGGAGAAAACGCATATTTCCTGACGTCAAAAAGTAAAGACCATTTACAGGATTTCCTGGCTGCGGTTCCCTTAATCGAAAACTCAGACCTGCGAAGCAATCTTTATAACAGTATTCGCTCACTGGTTTTTGAACTGCCACCAAATCTTTCTTCGGAAGGTGGACAGGTCGAACAGCGAGTTCCCGGCATTCATGTCGATTTTTATTATCCGAGCCCAACGAATGTTGCCATCGAAACCCTGGCAAAACTCAAACCTGTCGATAGCGGGATCGTTCCTGAAATCGTCATGAATGTGCCACAAAAAACACAGAATGATAAATTCGCTCTTCAGTTCAAAGGCCTGATTGATATCCCCCGTTCGGGAGATTACACATTCTTTATCAAATCGGATGATGGCTCACGCATTTATCTGGATAATAAAATCCTTGTCAATAACGATGGCCTTCACGGTTTTTCCGAAAAGAATGGTAAAGCGAAACTTGCTGCCGGACTGCATCATTTGACGGTCACTTACTTCGACAATGGTGGAGGTGATGGCCTGGAAGTGAACTGGTCTGGCCCTGGCATCAAGAAACAGAAAATCCCTGCTTCTGTGTTATTTGCCAACGGTGGACAATCATTGCAACAACTGGCAGTCGTTTCCCTGGGCTCGATCCCAGGCCACGATGCCGAGAAGTTCAATGATCTCTCTCAGCTACTCAAACGCAATAAATACCAACAGGCTGCCATTCGCGTACTGCGAGCTATTCCCGAAGAGAATTGGCCCAAAGCCGATTCTACCAGTCTGATCGACAACCTGATTGGCTATCTGAGCAATGTGCCCGTTGCCAGCCGAACCAATGCGACATCGACCGATGCCATTTCCATTGTTCGCTCTCTCGCATCTCGCCTGCCACAAAATGAAGCTGATAAAGTTCTCGCACGACTGGACAATCTGGATGTTCGCGTGATTGCCATCGGGACCGTTCCAGCACGAATGATCTACGACAAAGAAATCATTGCGGTTGAGGCTGGAAAGCCTGTCGAGTTTCGCTTTTCCAATTCCGATCATATGCCACACAACTTTGCGATCATCTTACCAGGCTCGCTTGAAGAAGTCGGAACCCTGGCTGAAGAGACCGCAAGAGAGCCGGACGCGAAAGATCGAGAATACATTCCAGTATCTGACAAAATCCTGCTCGGCAGTCGTCTCCTTGAACCGGGTGAAAAACAGGCGTTAACGTTTGAAGTTCCTAAAACTCCTGGCATTTATCCCTATGTTTGTACTTATCCGGGCCATTGGCGAAGAATGTATGGAGCCCTGTATGTCGTAGAAGACCTGAAAGCCTACCAGTCCGATCCGGCTGCGTATCTAGCCAGCCACTCCCTGGAAATTAAGGACGAATTGCTCAAGTTCGCCAACCGCAACACGGAGTGGAAATACGACGATCTGGCCAAGTCTCTACCACAGGTGATGCATGGACGTTCTTTTGATGTGGGAAAAAGTCTGTTCAAAGTCGCGAACTGTGTTGCCTGTCATAAATTGAACAACGAAGGCAAGGAGATTGGACCGGATCTGACTAAGCTTGATCCTAAAAAACAAAACCTGGAATTCCTGCTCCGGTCACTCGTCGAACCTTCCAAAGCGATTGACGAAAAGTATCAATCCAATACCTTCGTACTCGCTTCAGGAAAAGTCGTGACCGGAATGATCGTCAAAGAGACGGATGATGAAATCCAACTTCTGGTCGATCCGATGGCCAAAGCCGATCCTCTTACCATTTCCGTTGATGACATCGATGATCAGGTCAAATCAAAGCTTTCCATCATGCCAGCCGGCTTGCTGAACAAGCTAACCGAAGAAGAGATTCTTGACTTGATCGCATACATTTATGCTCAAGGAGATATGAAGCACAAAATGTATTCCGAGCACATGCATCACCAACCTTAA
- a CDS encoding PVC-type heme-binding CxxCH protein has translation MPYLSARNLTFILPVCLCLTVLLAENHAQDNPVAGNKRVEEVFKSFGGKGVMSDGSDPTPPLESLKSFDVKEGMTVDLIAHEPEVSQPLFLTWDSRGRMWVLQYRQYQYPAGLKVVRFDQYLRAVFDKIPEPPPKGVKGLDKVTVHEDTDGDGIYDTSKDVITGLNIASSVQVGNGGIWVLNPPYLLFYPDANGDDIPDGDPEVHLSGFGIQDTHSISNSLLWGPDGWLYAANGSTTAGVVSSEVTKGVEFQGQCIWRYHPVTKVFEIYAEGGGNTFSLDIDSKGRVFSGTNGGNTRGYYYPQGSYADKNWGKHGPLTNPYAFGYFTHMGFEGDGRRFAQAFLIYEGGLFPQDYNGDIIAPNSLHNIVWHSERIPQGSTYRTVDHTNLLESSDRWFRPVYNGVGPDGSVYIADWSDTRLSHVSPVDDWHKESGRIYRVRPTDSSPNYQLGDLHQKTAEELITLLEHSNKWVRRRAMLELGWRADSSVVEQLIAKVNEKSSLESLWALNLMGELDSDLCQKWLQHPDEHIRRWVVRLIGDGTLKNIDSKVYEALAVVAANEPQVQVRSQLASTAKRIDAEFALPVVTQLLHHEQDLTDPHMPLMLWWAVEAHAEDFAEIEKTFSNPEVWSLELTQTAITTRLMQRYAAAGTPEDLQHCARLVEIAPDDKSRELLLIGLNKAFQGRTVPPLPVSLEKALADYLDSLGNDGIVLALRQGKPEAVPPAIKALKDTNSDLGLRMELARAFGEVKAPEVVSTLVSLATGRSTNEPAFQRVAIQSLANYDDPGIAANLIGSFQSRISAEHNLRTTACRTLASRKDWAMKLVDYVNSWQMKAEDVPADVIQQLRSYDDPELISAVEKAFGKPVEISKAEKAEEINRLLSMLAESAGDSAKGEVHFKKKCANCHKLFGQGETIGPPLDGYERGNPKFWLPAMVEPSLEIREGYQSYIAVTLDGRVITGMVAAQDPQTVTIRTADNRKIILAREDLEIFKAMEKSLMPEDVLKDLSDEDIRNLLAYLSQGARRK, from the coding sequence ATGCCGTATCTCTCCGCGCGAAATTTAACCTTTATTCTTCCCGTTTGCCTCTGCCTCACAGTTCTCCTGGCAGAGAATCATGCGCAGGACAATCCTGTTGCGGGCAATAAACGGGTTGAAGAAGTCTTCAAGTCCTTCGGAGGCAAGGGTGTGATGTCGGATGGTTCTGATCCGACGCCGCCGCTGGAGTCCCTCAAATCATTTGATGTTAAAGAGGGCATGACGGTTGATTTGATCGCACATGAGCCTGAGGTTTCTCAGCCCTTGTTTCTGACATGGGACTCTCGCGGTCGAATGTGGGTGTTGCAGTATCGACAGTATCAATACCCGGCTGGCTTGAAAGTGGTACGCTTTGACCAGTATTTACGAGCAGTGTTCGATAAAATTCCAGAGCCTCCACCAAAAGGAGTCAAGGGGCTGGACAAGGTCACTGTTCATGAAGATACCGATGGCGATGGTATTTACGATACCTCAAAAGATGTCATTACCGGCTTGAATATCGCTTCTTCGGTTCAAGTAGGGAATGGTGGTATCTGGGTATTGAACCCTCCTTATTTGCTCTTTTATCCCGATGCAAATGGGGATGATATTCCCGATGGTGACCCTGAAGTCCACTTGAGTGGTTTCGGGATTCAGGATACGCATTCGATTTCCAATAGTCTGTTATGGGGACCGGATGGCTGGCTGTATGCCGCCAATGGCAGCACGACTGCTGGAGTTGTGAGTTCTGAAGTGACCAAGGGTGTTGAATTCCAGGGGCAGTGTATCTGGCGATATCATCCTGTGACGAAAGTCTTCGAAATTTATGCCGAAGGGGGCGGAAATACGTTCAGTCTGGATATTGATTCCAAGGGGCGGGTTTTCTCTGGAACGAACGGCGGAAATACACGTGGTTATTATTATCCCCAGGGCAGTTATGCAGATAAGAACTGGGGTAAACATGGGCCTCTCACCAACCCGTATGCGTTTGGGTATTTTACTCACATGGGATTTGAAGGGGATGGCAGGCGTTTTGCACAAGCCTTTCTCATCTATGAAGGTGGGTTGTTTCCCCAGGATTACAACGGCGATATTATTGCACCGAATTCCCTCCATAATATCGTCTGGCACAGTGAAAGAATTCCTCAGGGGTCAACTTACCGCACGGTAGATCACACGAATTTGCTCGAAAGTTCGGATCGCTGGTTTCGACCGGTTTACAATGGCGTCGGTCCAGATGGAAGTGTTTATATTGCTGACTGGTCCGACACTCGCCTCAGTCATGTCAGCCCTGTGGACGATTGGCATAAAGAGAGTGGTCGTATTTATCGTGTCCGACCGACAGATTCATCACCCAATTATCAACTCGGAGATTTACATCAGAAGACTGCCGAGGAGCTAATCACTTTATTGGAGCATTCGAACAAATGGGTACGTCGTCGTGCGATGCTCGAACTGGGCTGGCGTGCGGATAGTTCCGTAGTCGAGCAGTTGATTGCAAAAGTTAATGAGAAGTCATCGCTAGAAAGTTTATGGGCTTTGAATCTGATGGGTGAGCTGGACTCCGATCTTTGCCAGAAATGGTTGCAGCATCCGGATGAGCATATCCGCAGATGGGTTGTCAGGCTGATTGGAGATGGCACACTCAAAAATATTGATTCAAAGGTTTACGAAGCGCTTGCAGTTGTAGCAGCTAATGAACCGCAGGTGCAGGTCCGCAGTCAACTGGCTTCCACGGCTAAGCGAATCGACGCTGAATTTGCCCTTCCAGTTGTGACTCAACTGTTACATCATGAACAGGATCTAACGGATCCACATATGCCTTTAATGTTATGGTGGGCCGTCGAAGCCCATGCGGAAGATTTTGCCGAGATTGAAAAGACGTTTTCCAATCCGGAAGTGTGGTCACTGGAGTTGACTCAGACTGCAATTACAACACGGCTTATGCAAAGATACGCTGCGGCAGGAACGCCCGAAGATTTGCAGCACTGCGCCCGTCTGGTAGAAATTGCACCGGATGACAAATCCCGTGAGCTTTTACTGATTGGTTTGAATAAAGCATTTCAGGGGCGAACAGTGCCACCACTTCCAGTATCTCTTGAAAAAGCTCTGGCAGATTATCTGGATTCACTCGGGAATGATGGCATTGTGCTGGCGTTACGTCAGGGAAAACCAGAAGCCGTTCCTCCCGCGATTAAGGCTTTGAAAGATACAAATAGCGACTTGGGCCTGCGGATGGAACTGGCTCGCGCGTTTGGAGAAGTGAAGGCTCCTGAAGTTGTAAGTACACTCGTCTCGCTGGCGACTGGACGCAGTACAAATGAACCTGCGTTTCAACGGGTGGCGATTCAATCCCTGGCCAATTATGACGACCCAGGAATCGCCGCCAATTTGATTGGATCCTTTCAGAGTCGGATTTCGGCAGAACACAATTTGAGAACAACTGCCTGCAGAACACTGGCTTCCCGTAAAGATTGGGCCATGAAACTGGTCGACTATGTCAATTCCTGGCAGATGAAAGCCGAAGACGTTCCAGCTGATGTGATTCAGCAACTTCGGTCCTACGATGATCCCGAACTTATCTCAGCAGTTGAAAAGGCTTTTGGCAAACCAGTCGAAATTTCAAAAGCGGAAAAGGCAGAGGAGATTAATCGTCTGCTTTCAATGCTGGCGGAATCCGCAGGAGACTCAGCCAAAGGAGAAGTTCATTTCAAAAAGAAATGCGCGAACTGTCACAAGCTTTTCGGGCAAGGCGAAACGATCGGTCCGCCACTTGATGGTTACGAACGAGGCAATCCAAAATTCTGGTTGCCAGCCATGGTCGAGCCTAGTCTGGAAATTCGGGAGGGTTATCAATCCTATATTGCGGTGACTTTGGATGGCCGAGTGATCACGGGCATGGTTGCTGCCCAGGATCCTCAAACGGTCACCATCCGCACTGCTGATAATCGTAAAATCATTCTTGCCCGAGAGGATCTTGAAATCTTCAAGGCGATGGAGAAATCGCTGATGCCCGAAGATGTGCTCAAAGATTTGTCGGATGAAGACATCCGGAATTTACTGGCATATCTCTCACAGGGGGCGCGTCGAAAGTAG
- a CDS encoding DUF1501 domain-containing protein yields the protein MLTRCAGGFGAIALAALAQESAYGFTKTASQEISKAGHGPHFPPRAKNVIFLYMDGGPSQVDTFDPKPMLDKYNGQNPGDLFTLEPTQFNNTGKVLASPWKFNQHGESGIPVSSLFPQVANCVDELAVIRSMVSEFPEHTFANYFLHTGSGLQGRPSMGAWVNYGLGSECQNIPGFVAINGGLIPPGGLDCFGSGFLPASYQGSVFKPSGSAVANIQRTEKSAEIQKQKLDLIGQLDQMATQKFGQHDSLESAIKNYEMAYEMQMAVPDLMSLHEEPAHIQSLYGMDAEYEPTKIYAAECLMARRLIERGVRFVELTCPNVRHDRWDQHSNLKKGHEDNARAVDQPIAALLKDLRQRGLLDETLVVWAGEFGRTPFAQGNDGRDHNQYGFTIWMAGGGVKAGTVYGATDEWGYKAIENRTEVHDLHATMLHLLGVDHTQSTYRFGGRDMRLTDVKGHLIHDII from the coding sequence ATGCTCACGAGATGCGCGGGTGGTTTTGGAGCAATCGCATTAGCAGCTCTTGCTCAGGAATCTGCTTATGGATTCACAAAGACTGCAAGTCAGGAAATCAGCAAAGCCGGTCATGGTCCACACTTTCCACCTCGTGCGAAAAATGTGATCTTTCTCTACATGGATGGTGGTCCATCGCAAGTCGACACGTTCGATCCCAAGCCGATGCTCGATAAATACAATGGGCAGAACCCCGGCGATTTGTTCACTCTCGAACCAACTCAATTCAACAACACTGGCAAAGTGCTGGCCAGCCCCTGGAAGTTCAATCAGCATGGGGAATCAGGAATTCCAGTCAGTTCACTTTTCCCCCAAGTGGCTAACTGTGTCGATGAACTGGCCGTCATTCGTTCGATGGTTTCTGAGTTTCCCGAGCACACCTTTGCCAATTATTTCCTGCATACCGGCAGTGGTTTGCAGGGGCGTCCGAGCATGGGGGCGTGGGTGAATTATGGATTGGGAAGTGAATGTCAAAACATTCCCGGGTTTGTGGCGATCAATGGAGGATTGATTCCACCTGGTGGGTTAGATTGTTTTGGTAGTGGATTCCTGCCAGCCAGTTATCAAGGGTCTGTTTTCAAACCTTCTGGCAGTGCCGTCGCCAACATTCAGCGAACAGAGAAGTCAGCAGAGATTCAAAAGCAGAAGCTCGATTTGATCGGTCAACTCGATCAGATGGCGACACAGAAATTTGGTCAGCACGATAGTTTGGAATCGGCTATTAAAAATTATGAGATGGCCTATGAGATGCAAATGGCAGTTCCAGATTTGATGTCCCTGCACGAAGAGCCTGCACACATTCAGTCATTGTATGGAATGGATGCAGAATATGAACCAACGAAAATTTATGCTGCGGAATGCCTGATGGCCCGCCGTTTGATTGAACGTGGAGTAAGATTTGTCGAACTGACTTGTCCCAATGTCAGACATGATCGCTGGGATCAGCATTCCAATTTGAAAAAGGGACATGAGGATAATGCCCGTGCTGTCGATCAGCCGATTGCGGCTCTGTTGAAAGACTTGCGGCAGCGAGGTTTACTCGATGAAACGCTGGTCGTCTGGGCGGGAGAATTTGGTCGGACACCCTTTGCACAAGGAAATGATGGTCGCGATCATAATCAGTATGGCTTTACCATCTGGATGGCAGGTGGAGGCGTGAAAGCAGGTACTGTATACGGGGCCACTGATGAATGGGGTTACAAAGCCATTGAAAATCGCACGGAGGTTCACGACCTGCATGCCACTATGCTACATTTACTGGGCGTCGATCATACCCAGTCAACCTACCGATTTGGTGGCCGCGATATGCGATTGACCGATGTCAAAGGCCATCTGATTCACGACATCATTTGA